CTGACGCCCTCGATGGTCTGAAGCCGCTCCTTGAAGATGTCCTCCGCGATCTTGGTAAGCTCCAGCAGATTGCGTTGGTCGCTTTTTACACTCAGGAAGACGATCGGGAAGGCGTCGGCGTCCGCCTTGGTTACGATGGGCGGGTCGGCGTCGGGCGGGAGGTTGCCGATGGCGCGGGACACGCGGTCGCGCACGTCATTGGCGGCCCGCTCAAGGTCGACGTCGATATCGAACTCGACCGTCACCGTGCTGCGCCCTTCGCGGCTGACGGAAGTGAGGGTGCGGATGCCCGAGATGCCGTTGACGGACTCCTCTATCGGCTCGGTGATCTGAGACTCGATGACGTCCGCATTCGCCCCCCGATAGTTGGTGGCGACGGTGATGATCGGGGGATCGACGGCGGGGTACTCGCGTACGCCGAGATCGAAAAAGCCCAGCATGCCGAAGAGCACGATGGCGATCGACATGACCACAGCCAGAACCGGCCGGCGGATGCTAATGGAATAGAGGCTCATAGGATCAGGGTAAAATGCAAAGTGCAAAAGGCAAAAGACGCATGGTCTGGTGCAACTTGCACATCGGGAAATGTCGTGGGTGGCTATGGCCCGTATCGATGGCTTACGGCTCAGGGAGGCAGTACCTGCACCCGCACGGACAGCCCGGGGCGGAGGAGCTGGACGCCGGACACCAGCAGGGTGTCGTTGGTGGCCAATCCGCTCAGAATCTGGACGCGGTCTTCGGTTCGGATGCCGGTTTCAACCATGCGCGAAACCGCCTTGCCGTTTTCCACGACATAGACTTTCTTCCCGCCGAGCTCCGGGATGATGGCGATGGCCGGCACGGCGAGGGCGTCCGGGATCTCGTCGAAGACGAGGACGATATCCGCGAACGCCCCGGGCAGCAGCCGGCGCCCCGGATTCGGACTCCGGGCGCGGAGCAGGAGGGTCCGGGTGTTGGCGTCGATCCGGGGTTCGAGGGCGTATACGGCGCCGCGCAGGGACTCGGCGATGCCTTCGACGCTGAACTCGATGCCGTCCCCGACGGCCACGCGCTGCGCGTACCGCTCGGGAATGGAGAAGTCGATCTTGACGGGGTCGACATCCTGCAGGGTGGTGATCACCGTCGCCGGCGAGATGTAGCTCCCATCACTCACCCGGCGTAACCCTACGATGCCATCAAATGGCGCTCGGATCTCACTTTTCGCGATTTGCGCCTGGATTAGTTCCACGTCTGCCTTTAAGACGTTGAGTTCGTTCAGCGTGGACTCGTATTCCTCGAGGCTGATCCCGCCCTTTTCGTAGAGCTGCTTCTGGCGGATCTCTCGTTCACTGGCCAGTGTGACGCGATACTCGGCCTTACGGAACTGCGCCTGCAACTCGCTATCGTTGATCTTGACGAGTAGATCGCCCAGACGCATGGCGCTGCCTTCCTGGAAGTGGATGCTGGTGATCTTGCCCGAGATCTCGCTGTGTACTTCGATCTCCTCGTTCGCGCGGATGGTGCCGGTAGTGAAGATGCGGTCGCTAAGTCGCTCGGAGACGATGACCAGACCCTGAACCTCGAGGGGGCGCTCGCCGGCGGGCGCGGGTGCACCGCTGGCGGCGGTCGACGGGGTTTGTCTGATTTTGGGCCAGGCAAGTGCCAGGATGATGACCAGGAACAGCAGGCCGAGCAGTATACGCCTGACAGGTTTACTCATGCGGATGATCCAGTGATGGGCCTACGTCTGGCACAACGGCCGATCACGGGGCAGGTGGCGGAATGACGGGGTGAGAATGCGTCGGCGCACGCCGTGTCACGATCCAGTCCAAGGATTGTTGCTCGTTCCGGTTTCTGGCATCCGAGTTGATATCAATTTTTACACATATCTAACAACTGGCCTCCGCAACGCCGCCGGCCGGTGGGTTCGAACCGACACCCCATCGGGCTCCCCTTCGAATACTCCCCCGGTACCATCAAAATGGTACCCGCGTACTCGTCCTCCCCACGCCCTTCTCGTGTACTACATGTAGTCATTCACCTTCGAAGCGAACAGTTATCGCATACCATGGAATCGACCGAACTTGCCGTCATCGCCATGCTCACGTTCCTTCTGGCCACCGGCCTGATGGCATTCATGAATCCCAAACGCGGTGCCTGACGCTCCCCGTAAGGAGCGACCACTGCCGCTTAACGATAGATAGGCTTTTGCCACCCCCGTAAGGGAAACGCCGGCTGCCACCGTAATGGCTCCGGCGTTTTTTTGTCTGTGAGTGAGCACGCTCTGCGTGCGTTCTGGAGCATGAGTGCGAAGGACGTGCAGGATCCCCAGCCCTCGTCTTCCCTCACGAATCGCTACTCGTTTAATCGCTAATCGCTACTCAATACTTCTTCAGGAGTACCCGAATCCCCTCGGGGTAGCCTGGCGAGCGAGGAGGAGGGCCGTACTTTATAACTGTAAACGATGAGATCGGACACCAAGCACAAAGACCTCCCGGTACAAGCAAATGATCGCGACTGAAACGGCCGTTCTGGTAATGATACTATTCTTTGGCGCTATGG
The genomic region above belongs to Rhodothermales bacterium and contains:
- a CDS encoding efflux RND transporter periplasmic adaptor subunit, whose amino-acid sequence is MSKPVRRILLGLLFLVIILALAWPKIRQTPSTAASGAPAPAGERPLEVQGLVIVSERLSDRIFTTGTIRANEEIEVHSEISGKITSIHFQEGSAMRLGDLLVKINDSELQAQFRKAEYRVTLASEREIRQKQLYEKGGISLEEYESTLNELNVLKADVELIQAQIAKSEIRAPFDGIVGLRRVSDGSYISPATVITTLQDVDPVKIDFSIPERYAQRVAVGDGIEFSVEGIAESLRGAVYALEPRIDANTRTLLLRARSPNPGRRLLPGAFADIVLVFDEIPDALAVPAIAIIPELGGKKVYVVENGKAVSRMVETGIRTEDRVQILSGLATNDTLLVSGVQLLRPGLSVRVQVLPP